Proteins encoded together in one Lachnospiraceae bacterium JLR.KK008 window:
- a CDS encoding segregation/condensation protein A — MALLVKLQAFEGPLDLLLHLIDKNKVDIYDIPIVEITEQYLDYIRQMEQADMNVMSEFLVMAATLLDIKCKMLLPKEVNEEGEEEDPRAELVEKLLEYKMYKYMSYELKDRQIDAGRSLFKKRTLPKEIAEYQPPVDYEQLLSSLTLTRLHTVFRDMIRRQEDRIDPIRSKYGKIEKDEINMDEKSAYIETCIRERRKLSFRSLLQKRGSKMEMIVTFLVILELIKTGKIRIEQEDIFDDILIEYVEAA; from the coding sequence ATGGCGCTGTTAGTAAAGCTGCAGGCGTTTGAAGGTCCGCTGGATCTTCTTCTGCATCTGATTGATAAAAACAAAGTAGATATTTATGATATTCCGATCGTGGAAATCACAGAGCAGTATCTGGACTATATCCGGCAGATGGAGCAGGCAGATATGAATGTGATGAGTGAGTTTCTCGTGATGGCGGCTACTCTGCTCGATATCAAGTGCAAAATGCTGCTTCCGAAAGAGGTCAATGAAGAGGGAGAGGAAGAAGACCCGAGAGCGGAGCTGGTGGAAAAGCTGTTGGAGTATAAGATGTATAAATATATGTCTTATGAGCTGAAAGACCGGCAGATCGATGCGGGACGCAGTCTGTTTAAGAAGAGAACGCTGCCAAAAGAGATTGCAGAATATCAGCCGCCGGTCGACTATGAACAGCTTCTCAGCAGTCTGACACTCACCCGTCTGCACACGGTCTTTCGGGATATGATCAGGCGACAGGAGGACCGTATCGATCCAATCAGGAGTAAGTACGGCAAGATCGAAAAAGATGAGATCAATATGGATGAAAAGTCCGCGTATATTGAGACCTGTATCAGAGAGCGCAGGAAGCTGAGCTTTCGCAGTCTGCTGCAGAAGCGGGGCAGTAAGATGGAGATGATTGTCACTTTCCTCGTGATTCTGGAGCTGATTAAGACAGGAAAGATACGAATCGAACAGGAAGATATTTTTGACGATATTCTGATTGAATATGTGGAAGCGGCTTAA
- the scpB gene encoding SMC-Scp complex subunit ScpB, which translates to MESRGTEDLDRKKAEAVIEAVLFTMGESVEISKLAEVIGEDPKTTREIVTGMMQKLEDEGRGISIIELENAYQMCTKGELYEYLLQIAKTPKKYVMTDALLETLSIVAYKQPITRLEVEKVRGVNSDHAVNRLVEFGLVEEVGRLDAPGKPLLFGTTQEFLRSFGVRSLDELPALNEEQIDDFRHQAEEEIDLKVDV; encoded by the coding sequence ATGGAAAGTAGAGGTACGGAAGATTTGGACAGAAAAAAGGCGGAAGCGGTGATCGAGGCGGTCTTGTTTACGATGGGCGAGTCTGTGGAGATTTCCAAACTGGCAGAGGTGATCGGAGAAGATCCAAAGACGACGAGAGAGATTGTAACCGGGATGATGCAAAAGCTGGAGGATGAAGGGCGAGGGATCTCCATCATTGAGCTGGAAAACGCATATCAGATGTGTACGAAGGGGGAACTGTACGAGTACCTGTTGCAGATTGCCAAAACACCAAAGAAATATGTGATGACGGACGCTCTGCTGGAGACATTATCGATCGTGGCCTATAAACAGCCAATCACAAGGCTGGAGGTAGAAAAGGTCAGAGGCGTCAACAGTGATCATGCGGTGAACCGTCTCGTGGAATTCGGGCTGGTGGAAGAAGTGGGCAGGCTGGATGCGCCGGGAAAGCCCCTGTTATTTGGCACGACACAGGAATTTCTGCGCAGCTTCGGGGTTCGCTCGCTGGATGAGCTTCCGGCCCTGAATGAAGAACAGATCGACGATTTCCGGCATCAGGCGGAGGAAGAGATTGATCTGAAGGTAGATGTCTGA
- a CDS encoding metallophosphoesterase, with amino-acid sequence MWYLLSILFIVIFWGVAVIVRDMNRFVIVPYEIRSRKIKHKYTFVMLSDLHNKSYGRDNEKLVRAIMDCQPDSVMTAGDMYTSKEGTGFDNALALLEALSKRFPVYVANGNHEHKTSESRKAFGDLYDRYMERLHACGIRTLVNEHVSLPDYNIDLCGCQIERKYFQHFRKREMPEGYMENLTGKASRDRFQILLAHNPLYFEEYAGWGADLVLSGHVHGGIVRLPFLGGAVSPAFTLFPKYDGGRFERAGSTMLLGRGLGTHTLPVRMWNPGEIVLVTLLPEERREKHGAVSKAAGV; translated from the coding sequence ATGTGGTATTTATTATCGATATTGTTTATCGTCATTTTCTGGGGTGTCGCTGTAATTGTCCGCGACATGAACCGCTTTGTGATCGTTCCCTATGAGATACGGTCGCGTAAAATAAAACATAAGTATACGTTTGTCATGCTCTCGGACCTGCACAATAAATCGTATGGCAGGGACAATGAGAAGCTGGTCCGGGCGATCATGGATTGCCAGCCGGACAGTGTCATGACGGCGGGAGATATGTATACATCCAAAGAGGGAACTGGGTTTGACAATGCGCTGGCATTGCTGGAGGCGTTGTCAAAGCGGTTTCCTGTTTATGTTGCAAACGGTAATCATGAACACAAGACAAGCGAGAGTCGTAAGGCATTCGGGGATCTGTATGACCGCTATATGGAGCGGCTGCACGCATGTGGAATCCGCACGCTTGTCAATGAACATGTGTCTTTGCCCGATTACAATATTGATCTGTGCGGCTGCCAGATCGAGCGCAAATATTTTCAGCATTTCAGGAAAAGAGAGATGCCGGAAGGCTATATGGAAAACCTGACGGGCAAGGCAAGCAGAGACAGGTTCCAGATACTACTGGCGCACAATCCCCTTTATTTTGAAGAATATGCCGGGTGGGGCGCTGATCTGGTCCTTTCCGGTCATGTGCACGGCGGTATTGTCAGGCTGCCGTTTCTGGGCGGCGCCGTCTCTCCGGCGTTTACTCTGTTTCCGAAGTATGACGGCGGTCGGTTTGAGAGAGCCGGCAGTACGATGCTGCTCGGCAGGGGACTGGGGACTCATACGTTGCCCGTGCGGATGTGGAATCCGGGGGAAATCGTGCTGGTGACGTTGCTGCCGGAGGAAAGAAGGGAAAAGCATGGCGCTGTTAGTAAAGCTGCAGGCGTTTGA
- a CDS encoding D-alanyl-D-alanine carboxypeptidase family protein, which yields MKRNKYRILALAVCFSVMLSSLTFRCPDTYAAGAAEDTEETESASVDIAAPSAILMEASTGQAIFERDAQERRSPASITKIMTLLLIFDSLEAGRIRLEDEVITSAHAKSMGGSQVFLEEGEVQTVDTLIKCITVASGNDASVAMAEHIAGSEEEFVAMMNKKAEELGMVDTHFEDCCGLTNSDNHYTTARDVALMSRALITEHPEIYQYTKIWMEDITHTTKQGSSQFTLSSTNKLLKQYPYTTGLKTGSTDKAKYCLSATANKDGIDLIAVVMAAPDYKIRFQDAIKLLNYGFAVSSVYTDENKEQLSAVKVSGGVTETAGTAYKEAFRYLDVKGSDMSQIQKEIRLPEEVQAPVRAGDIAGKAVYTLGGKEIGTVDILFTDTVEKATYRDYVKKVFQLFF from the coding sequence GTGAAACGAAACAAATACAGGATTTTGGCTTTGGCAGTCTGTTTTTCAGTCATGCTGAGCAGTCTGACATTTCGTTGTCCGGATACATATGCTGCCGGAGCTGCGGAGGATACAGAAGAGACGGAATCCGCAAGTGTGGATATTGCGGCGCCCTCAGCGATCCTGATGGAGGCGTCTACCGGGCAGGCGATCTTTGAACGGGATGCACAGGAGCGCAGAAGTCCGGCCAGCATTACAAAGATCATGACTTTGTTGCTGATCTTTGACAGTCTGGAGGCGGGCAGGATTCGTCTGGAAGACGAGGTTATCACGAGCGCCCATGCCAAGTCGATGGGCGGGTCTCAGGTATTCCTGGAAGAAGGAGAGGTACAGACGGTCGATACATTGATCAAATGTATCACGGTGGCCAGCGGCAATGACGCTTCTGTGGCGATGGCGGAACATATCGCCGGATCGGAAGAAGAATTCGTGGCGATGATGAACAAAAAGGCGGAAGAACTCGGCATGGTGGACACTCATTTTGAGGACTGCTGCGGCCTGACCAACTCGGATAACCATTACACGACGGCAAGAGATGTGGCACTCATGTCGAGGGCGCTGATCACGGAGCATCCGGAAATTTATCAATATACGAAAATATGGATGGAGGATATTACTCATACAACCAAACAGGGGAGCAGTCAGTTCACGTTGTCAAGCACGAATAAACTGTTGAAACAATATCCTTACACGACCGGACTGAAGACCGGTTCCACAGACAAGGCCAAATATTGTCTGTCAGCCACGGCCAATAAAGACGGCATTGATCTGATCGCGGTCGTAATGGCGGCGCCGGATTACAAAATCCGTTTTCAGGACGCGATCAAACTGCTGAACTATGGATTTGCGGTCAGCAGTGTCTATACGGACGAGAACAAAGAGCAGCTTTCTGCCGTGAAGGTATCCGGCGGTGTGACGGAAACGGCTGGAACGGCCTACAAAGAGGCGTTCCGCTATCTTGACGTCAAAGGCAGTGACATGAGCCAGATCCAGAAAGAGATCCGGCTGCCGGAGGAAGTACAGGCGCCTGTGAGAGCAGGAGACATAGCGGGTAAGGCAGTCTATACGCTGGGAGGAAAAGAAATCGGTACGGTGGATATTCTTTTTACCGATACGGTGGAGAAAGCGACATACCGTGATTATGTGAAAAAGGTATTTCAACTTTTCTTTTGA